One region of Deltaproteobacteria bacterium PRO3 genomic DNA includes:
- the mnmA gene encoding tRNA 2-thiouridine(34) synthase MnmA, producing MNLDRQKVVVAMSGGVDSSVAALLMQRAGFEVIGITLKLWDAPKDEPQRHASCCSIEDIGDARRVADQLGIPFYVINSKAQFREQVVDKFVAEYLAGRTPNPCALCNDKVKFDFLFTKAFELGAYHVATGHYAQKHRDPATGEWQLRKGRDGRKDQSYFLFSLGQRQLEHTLFPVGGMDKEEVRRLAREAGLKTSEKPDSQEICFVPGGDHGDFIAKYLQGAAPAAGEIVNESGEVLGRHEGIHRYTVGQRRGTQVAQGERVYVKAIDPRTNRITMSDNGALFQPVLLASGVRWVRPVSDGIEVTARIRHRHEGSPATLRLVEAGRVRVEFHEAQRAISPGQAVVFYRGEECLGGGWIEAGLGSPEGGA from the coding sequence CGCGATGAGCGGAGGGGTCGACAGCTCGGTGGCCGCGCTGCTGATGCAGCGGGCGGGCTTCGAAGTGATCGGCATCACCCTCAAGCTCTGGGACGCGCCCAAGGACGAACCGCAGCGCCACGCCAGCTGCTGCTCGATCGAGGACATCGGCGACGCCCGCCGCGTCGCGGACCAGCTGGGGATTCCCTTCTACGTGATCAACAGCAAGGCGCAGTTCCGCGAGCAAGTCGTCGACAAATTCGTCGCGGAATACCTCGCCGGCCGCACGCCCAACCCCTGCGCGCTGTGCAACGACAAGGTGAAATTCGACTTCCTCTTCACCAAGGCCTTCGAGCTGGGAGCTTACCACGTCGCGACCGGCCATTACGCGCAGAAGCACCGCGATCCCGCGACCGGCGAATGGCAGCTGCGCAAGGGCCGGGACGGGCGCAAGGACCAGAGCTATTTCTTGTTCAGCCTCGGCCAGCGACAGCTCGAGCACACGCTCTTTCCGGTCGGCGGGATGGACAAGGAAGAGGTACGCCGCCTGGCCCGCGAGGCGGGCTTGAAGACCAGCGAGAAGCCGGACAGCCAGGAGATCTGTTTCGTCCCGGGCGGCGACCACGGCGATTTCATCGCCAAGTACCTGCAGGGCGCGGCGCCGGCGGCGGGAGAGATCGTCAACGAGTCCGGCGAGGTCCTGGGGCGCCACGAAGGCATCCACCGCTACACCGTCGGCCAGCGGCGCGGCACGCAGGTGGCCCAGGGCGAGCGGGTCTACGTGAAGGCGATCGACCCGCGGACGAATCGCATCACGATGAGCGACAACGGCGCGCTCTTCCAGCCCGTGCTCCTGGCCTCGGGCGTGCGCTGGGTGCGGCCGGTTTCGGACGGGATCGAGGTCACGGCCCGCATTCGACATAGGCATGAGGGCAGCCCGGCGACGCTGCGCCTGGTGGAAGCGGGGAGGGTGCGCGTCGAGTTCCACGAGGCCCAGCGGGCGATCAGCCCCGGGCAGGCGGTGGTGTTTTACCGCGGCGAGGAGT